From the Brassica napus cultivar Da-Ae chromosome A8, Da-Ae, whole genome shotgun sequence genome, one window contains:
- the LOC106371876 gene encoding uncharacterized protein LOC106371876, giving the protein MPSETKRPARSTASGGSRRDSSPDSLNFTPESNLSLFSSASVSVDRCSLTSDAHDRDSLVSAPSLERDQRVDPDKRGTGCKKNSRNSRKSIKVKAWKQECVVNKEDEIQNLDSARSSFSVALRECQERKSRSEAVAKMLDNQRTTTSLDLSKKTSVSTNKSSVFPSPGTPTYTMQKGWSSERVALGRSPPNAAFLPLYSGRTVPSKWEDAERWILSPLAREEAARTSFTASRRPKSKSGPLGPPGLAYYSLYSPAVPMVHGGNRGCLTSASPFSARVLPQNGSTAFPQKTEHCMARSVSIHGCSQTLAPQDDIHESIKDAAGDARAVSRRDMATQMSPEGSIRLSPERECSLSSSSPTARSIVKLLNARVNRAEAKDLQVDEKVTVTRWSKRHRSLHHGDSSNMRDHLHGQDRDPQGLTWVKNEEARIISWQNLQKAKAEAEIRKLEVKLEKKRSSSMARIMRKVKSAEKKAEEMRRSVLDNQAPSASRGKALSFRRSGKTKISSLSGCFTCHAF; this is encoded by the exons ATGCCGTCTGAGACAAAGCGGCCGGCAAGATCGACGGCGTCCGGAGGATCTCGGCGAGACTCCAGCCCGGACTCTTTGAACTTCACACCGGAATCAAATCTCAGCCTCTTTTCCTCCGCCTCCGTCAGCGTCGATCGCTGCTCTTTAACCTCCGACGCTCACGACCGCGACTCTCTCGTCTCCGCTCCCTCCCTG GAGCGAGATCAACGGGTAGATCCAGACAAGCGTGGAACAGGGTGTAAGAAGAACAGTCGCAACTCTAGAAAATCAATTAAAGTTAAAG cTTGGAAACAAGAGTGTGTGGTGAACAAAGAAGATGAAATCCAGAACCTTGATTCAGCAAGAAGCTCTTTCTCTGTAGCTCTTAGAG AATGCCAGGAAAGAAAATCAAGATCTGAGGCTGTGGCGAAAATGCTAGACAACCAAAGAACTACTACTTCACTGGATCTCAGTAAGAAAACTTCGGTTTCGACTAATAAATCAAGCGTGTTTCCTAGTCCCGGAACTCCCACTTACACTATGCAAAAGGGTTGGAGCTCAGAGCGCGTGGCCTTAGGGAGAAGTCCACCAAACGCTGCGTTTTTACCTTTGTACAGTGGTAGAACAGTTCCTTCCAAGTGGGAAGATGCTGAGAGATGGATACTTAGTCCTCTCGCTAGAGAAGAAGCTGCACGCACTTCGTTTACAGCGTCACGGCGCCCTAAATCAAAGAGCGGTCCATTAGGGCCTCCAGGACTTGCGTATTACTCCTTGTATTCTCCTGCTGTACCTATGGTTCACGGTGGGAACAGAGGCTGTTTAACATCAGCCTCTCCGTTTTCAGCTCGTGTGTTGCCGCAAAACGGCTCTACAGCATTTCCTCAAAAAACCGAGCATTGTATGGCTAGGTCTGTTAGCATCCATGGCTGCTCTCAAACTCTTGCGCCACAAG ATGACATACATGAAAGTATTAAGGATGCGGCTGGTGATGCTCGAGCTGTCTCAAGAAGGGATATGGCGACACAGATGAGTCCAGAGGGAAGCATCCGTTTATCTCCTGAGAGAGAGTGTTCGTTATCATCCTCCTCTCCGACAGCAAGATCAATTGTGAAACTACTGAATGCTCGTGTCAACAGAGCAGAAGCCAAGGATTTACAGGTTGATGAGAAGGTGACTGTAACTCGGTGGTCAAAGAGGCATAGAAGTTTGCACCATGGAGATAGCTCAAACATGCGAGACCACTTGCATGGACAAGACAGGGATCCTCAAGGCTTGACATG GGTAAAGAACGAGGAAGCCAGAATCATATCTTGGCAAAATTTGCAGAAAGCTAAGGCGGAGGCAGAAATAAGAAAGCTTgag GTGAAGTTGGAAAAGAAAAGATCATCGTCCATGGCGAGAATAATGAGAAAAGTGAAGTCAGCAGAAAAGAAAGCAGAGGAGATGAGGAGGTCAGTGTTAGACAATCAAGCACCAAGCGCATCACGTGGCAAGGCTTTATCTTTCAGAAGAAGTGGGAAGACGAAGATTTCTTCCCTTAGTGGTTGTTTCACCTGCCATGCTTTTTAG
- the LOC106371877 gene encoding triacylglycerol lipase OBL1 → MTHKSTNITYFFFFFGIFWSFHIVIMSQTDMKFCSSYFLVDPTKASVLDLLLLLFFPNLTNTGFIDSPPDTLKSVRRTFATRWIIVLAVLIQKILMLLRKPFASIGRFLTYWPNLLTANGGFFKLILHVLTGKLVKPEESSATYVSFVGCTDRRVEIDKNISVGTIEYKSMLSIMASKVSYENKSFITSVVENTWKMDFVSYYDFYNAFQNRNLTQAFVFKASSTNPNLIVVSFRGTEPFDVDDWCTDLDISWYELKNVGKVHAGFSKALGLQKNGWPKEIIPLGHQYAYYTIRQKLRDMFAKNKNLKFILTGHSLGGALAALFPAVLAIHGEDELLDKLEGVYTFGQPRIGDEVFGEFMKEVVRKHGIEYERFVYNNDIVPRIPFDDKVLFSFKHYGSCNYFNSLYKGKVREDAPNENYFNLLWLIPKLLNGAWEFIRSFIIRFWKGKDYKENWIMRSIRVFGIIFPGASNHLPYDYVNSTRLGGLSRSFAATTPEDILALIA, encoded by the exons ATGACTCACAAATCAACAAACATCacttatttcttcttcttcttcggcaTATTCTGGTCTTTTCATATAGTGATAATGTCCCAAACCGATATGAAATTCTGTAGTAGCTATTTTCTGGTCGATCCTACCAAAGCAAGTGTTCTTGATCTCCTTCTCCTTTTGTTTTTCCCCAACCTGACCAACACAGGATTCATAGATTCTCCACCGGACACGCTCAAAAGCGTCCGGAGAACTTTCGCAACTCGATGGATCATTGTGTTAGCCGTTTTGATTCAAAAGATATTAATGCTCTTAAGAAAACCCTTTGCATCCATAGGTCGTTTTCTCACCTATTGGCCTAATCTTCTTACGGCAAATGGAGGCTTCTTCAAGTTGATACTTCATGTTTTGACAG GAAAGTTGGTAAAGCCTGAGGAATCGTCGGCGACATATGTGTCATTTGTAGGATGCACAGATCGAAGAGTAGAGATTGACAAGAACATAAGTGTTGGTACCATCGAGTACAAGTCGATGTTGTCAATAATGGCTTCTAAGGTCTCTTATGAGAACAAATCTTTCATCACTTCCGTAGTAGAGAACACTTGGAAG ATGGACTTCGTGAGTTACTACGACTTTTACAACG CGTTCCAAAATAGAAACCTGACGCAAGCCTTCGTGTTCAAGGCATCGAGTACAAATCCAAATCTTATCGTCGTTAGCTTCAGAGGAACCGAGCCTTTCGACGTTGATGATTGGTGCACTGATCTAGACATCTCTTG gtACGAGTTGAAAAACGTTGGCAAAGTTCATGCAGGGTTCTCTAAAGCTCTAGGCCTCCAAAAAAACGGATGGCCCAAAGAAATTATACCTCTAGGACACCAATATGCGTACTACACAATTAGACAGAAGCTTAGGGACATGTTTGCAAAAAACAAGAACCTTAAGTTTATTCTAACGGGTCACAGCCTTGGTGGGGCACTAGCCGCTCTTTTTCCGGCAGTACTGGCGATTCACGGTGAGGATGAGTTGCTAGATAAACTAGAGGGAGTCTACACATTTGGACAGCCACGCATAGGGGATGAGGTGTTTGGGGAGTTTATGAAGGAAGTGGTGAGAAAGCATGGAATAGAGTATGAGAGGTTTGTTTATAACAACGATATTGTGCCTAGAATACCCTTTGATGACAAGGTTTTATTCTCGTTCAAGCACTACGGATCTTGCAATTACTTCAATAGTCTCTACAAAGGAAAG GTAAGGGAAGATGCACCAAATGAAAATTACTTCAACTTGTTGTGGCTAATACCGAAGCTGTTAAATGGTGCGTGGGAGTTCATAAGGAGTTTCATAATACGGTTTTGGAAAGGCAAAGACTACAAAGAGAATTGGATTATGAGGTCTATTAGGGTTTTCGGAATAATATTCCCTGGTGCCTCTAATCATCTGCCGTATGATTACGTCAACTCCACGCGCTTGGGAGGCTTGTCTCGATCATTTGCTGCTACTACTCCAGAGGATATACTTGCCCTTATtgcttaa